ATCGCATCGCTTCGCGATCACGTATCACCGGCTGCTGCGCGGCAAGCGGATGACGAAGTCCGCCCTCGACGACATCCCTGGACTCGGTCCTACGCGCAAGAAGCGGCTCGTGAAGGAGCTGGGCGGCGTCAACGCCGTGAAGGCCGCGTCGCTCGACGAGCTCCAGGCGCTCACGTGGCTGCCCGACACGGTGGCCGGCGCGGTGCACCGAAAGCTGCACACGGCAGGGGATCGTCGTGGCGGCTGAGCCCGAGCCCGGCGCGGCCCGCACCTCCAACCGCGACTTGTGGGAACGGCACGCTCGCTGGTGGCAGGACGGTTTCACCGACGGCGCCGATCCCGAGTACGTCGAGCAGATCCTGCCGCTCGCGGCGCAGTGGCTGCGGGGCCATGACCGGGTGGTCGACATCGGTTGCGGCGAAGGGCAGGTGTCCCGGCTGGTGGCCGACATCGGGGCAGCGCAGGTCGTCGGCCTCGACCCGACCCGCGGCCAAGTCGCGACCGCCCGGGCGCGCGGCGGTGCGCACTACGTGCGGGCCGGGTCCGATCGCCTGCCATTTCCCGACGGTCATTTCGACGCCGCCGTGACCTGCCTGGTGTTCGAGCACGTCGACGCGCTCGACGAGTCGTTGGCGGAAGTGGCACGGGTTCTGCGCGAAGGCGGCCGGTTCGTGTTGTTCCTCAACCACCCGCTGCTCCAGACGCCCGGGTCCGGTTGGATCGACGACCAGATGCTCGAGCCCCCTGAGCAGTACTGGCGCATCGGCCCGTACCTCACCGAGCAGCGCACGACCGAGGAAGTCGAACCGGGCGTGTTCATCGAGTTCCTGCACCGCCCGCTGTCTCGTTACGTCAACGGCCTGGCCGACAACGGAATGGTCGTGCGCCACATGGCGGAGCCGGCGCCGCCTCCAGGGTTCTTGATCCGCGCGCCGGAGTACGAAGAAGCCGCCACCATCCCGCGCCTGCTGTTGCTGGTGGCCGACAAGATGGCGTGATCGGCGCCGTGCAACACCTTGCGGTCAGCGCGGTGCGGCCGCTTGCACCAGGGGAGCGATCGGGCTGAGCCGCAGCACGCGCGGCATCTGGCGCACCCGGGCGGCGGTGCCGTCGAAGCGGAGCTGCCCCGACGACATGGCCTCGCGCAGCGGCAGGTGTCCGACCCACACTTCGTAGAGGGTGGCGACATCGGACGTGATCGTGATGTCGACGTCGTAGCCCGGGTCGGCCTTGCACACCGACGGCACGCCGTCTTCGAGGACGATCCAGAACCGGCGGGGGTCGTCGCTGAACCGGAGGTAGATCACGTGGCGCTTGCCCGGGAGCCCCGAGGTGTCCAGCCGCTCGTGCATCCACCAGACCAAGAGCTCTGCGTCGAGCTCCTCGGGGCGGGGACGGCCGAACGCCCATCGCGCTCCCCAGGCGCCCAGCCCGAAGACGACATCATGGAGCGCTTCGCCGGCATCGGTCAGCACGTAGTCCGTGCCGCGTCGCGTGACGATGCCCGCCGCTTCGAGCTGGCGCAACCGCTTGCTCAGCAGGGTCCGCGACAACCCCGGGAGGCCGCGGGCCAGATCGTTGAACCGGGAGGTCCCCACGAGCAGGTCGCGGATGATCAACAGCGACCATCGTTCGCCGACGACGTCGAGTGCCCGTGTGACCGGGCAGTACTGCCCGTAGCCGGCGCGTGGATCGCCCATGCCGTCCCCCTCGATGCGGAATCCGGGCCCGATCCTACGCGGCGGTCTGGGAGCAGGCGGTACAGCATCTGCACTGGGCAGCGGGTCGACCCGTTCGTACCGTCGGAGCATGGCACTCCAATCTGTTCACGAGCCGGACTCAGCCATTCCCACCCAGGCCGACTGGGTTGGCGTCGCACGGTCGGTGGGCGCCGCCGTCCGGCCGGGCGTGACCGCGGCCGACCAGGCGGGCACGCTCGACCGTGAGGCCTTCGGGCGGCTGAAGGCAGCGGGGCTGACGGCAGCGCTCGTCCCCGCTGAACTGGGTGGCGGCGGCGCGTCGCACCGCATGATGTGCGAAGCGCTGCGAGCGCTCGGCCGGCACGACCCGGCGCTGGCGGTCACGTTGTCGATGCACAGCCACCTCGTGGCCTTCCAGCTGTGGCGCCAGCTCCACGGCATGGACGCCGAGATGGTGCTCCGCAAGGTTGCCGGAGGTGCGGTGTTGATCAGCACCGGCGCGTCGGACTGGCTGGGGTCGAACGGGCGGGCCGAGCGCGCCGACGGCGGGTATCGGGTGTGGTCCCGCAAGTCACCGGCGAGCGGATGCGAGGTCGGCGACGTGCTGGTGACCAGCTTCCGCTGGGACGACAGCCCCGACGGGCCCCAGGTCCTGCACGGGTCGGTGCCGTTCGCTGCGGACGGCGTCTCGATCGAGCCCACGTGGGACACGCTCGGCCTGCGGGCCACCGGGTCACACACCGTGGTCCTCGACGGCGTCTTCGTGCCGGACGAGGCGGTCTCGCTGACGCGCCCGGCCGACGTGTGGCACCCGGTGTGGAACATCGTTCTCGGGGCGGCACTGCCGCTGATCATGGCTGCCTATCTCGGGGTCGCCGACGCGGCCGTCGACTTGGCGCTCGACGGGGCGGCCGGCCGTGCGGACGCACCCTCGCTCCAACTCGCTGGCGAGATGGTCAACGCCCACACGCTCGCGCACGACGTCGTGGTGGCCATGGCGAACGCTGCCGATGACCTGCGCTTCGACAACACCGATCAGCTCGCCAGTTCGATGCTGGGCCGCAAGACGATCGCTGCCGACGCGCTGATCGACACGGTCCGCCTCGCCGTCGAGCTCACCGGCGGCAGGGCCTACACCCGGGGTGGTGACCTCGAACGGCTCTACCGCGACGTGCACGGGTGCCTGTTCCATCCGCTGCCGCGAGCCAAGCAGACCCACCTCAGCGGGCGGGTGGCCGTCGGGCTCTCGCCGGTGGGCTGACCTCAGCGGCGAGGGTCAGCGGCCGCGCTGGCCGCCAGGGCCGGCGCCGCGCACGGCCTCGGACCAGTGGATGATGGCTCGCCACCGACCCGTCGTCGTGATCGGGCTGACCACCACGGTGGTGTCGAGCAGCCATTCGAGCACCTCGCGGTGATCGATTTCCTCCGGTAGCAGGGCGACCAACCCGCGGCGGGGCGCGTCCTGCACGACCTTCCAGCCTTGGGGGATCGTCTTGCCTTCGTCGCCCAACAGCGCCCGGACGCGGTGGGGGCGGCTGTGCTGCACACCAACCGACTCGGGGGTGACGCCCTTGCGGACCCGCTCGCTGGCGGTCCACGTGGCCAACGTCAGCTGCGGGCTCCGGCGGTTGAAGAGCGCAGCGAAGGGGCCGGGCCGCTTGAGCTCGTCGTCGCTCACCGCGGGCTGCAGGTTGATCCAGCCGAGCTGTGCGGCCGCCATCTGTTCCATACGGGACAACACGCGGTCGAGCTCCGCAGGGTCGAACTCGAAGGTCTCCGGTCGGCGGGCCACCCGCCGAGCGTAGGACCCGCGGGCTCCCGTCGACGCCGCGTGCCTCAACCCTGGCGACAGCCGGCCGATGGGACGGAGTGTCGCCGATCTGGCTCTCGCACCACCACGCGGGTGACTCGGATCGCTGCGTACGGCTGGGGAACGCAGCGATCTGCCGTCGCTGCCTGGTGCTGTACCCGGTGGCGCTGATGACCGTCCTCGCCGCCCGGTCGGGAGCGCGTTGGCCGGAGTCGCTGGACCAGCGGCTCCTGTGGCTGTTGCCCATCCCGGCGGTGCTGGACTTCCTCGGCGACCTGCTCAGCGGTCGCCACCGCCCCGCGCGCCAAGTCCTCGCCACCGTGGCGCTCGCAATCGCGATGGGCGTGGCGTGGCTCCGGCTGCAAGACGGCCTCGGCGACGGGCTGGTGTGGTCGGTCGTGGCCACCTACGGGCTGGCCTGCCTGTTCGTCGTGTGGGCGAGGCCCCGGACGGCGGACGGCCGAGGCGAGCTGGCCGGCCACGAGGCGCACCTCGGCGCGTCGCCCCCGGACCGCCGCTGACGGGTCCCCACTACGCTGGGGATCGATGACGGACTTCGTCGTGATCGCCGGCCTGTCCGGGGCTGGCCGGACCACCGCCGCCGACGAGCTCGAGGACTTGGGCTGGTTCGTGATCGACAACTTGCCCACGGCCCTGTTCCCGAAGTTCCTCGAGCTCACCGCCAACCCCAAGAGCGGCTACGAGCGGGTCGCGTTGGTGGTCGGCGCGGGACCCGCCGACGGCGAGCTCAACGCATCGATCGCGGCGATGCGGGCACCCGGCTCCACGGTGCGGATCCTGTTCCTCGACGCGTCAACGGAGTCGCTCGTGCGCCGCTACGAGAGCACGCGGCGGCGCCACCCGCACCAGGGCGGCGGGAGCCTCACCACCTCGATCGAAGCGGAACGGGGGCTGCTGGGCCCGCTGAAGGACGAAGCCGACATCGTGATCGACACGTCCGACCTCAACATCCACGAGCTGCGCCGGCGGGTGGTCGAGGTGTTCGGGCAGGAATCGCCGGCGGGCGCCATGCAGGTCCGCGTCGTGTCGTTCGGCTACAAGCACGGCCTGCCGCTCGATGCCGATCTGGTCTTCGACTGCCGGTTCTTGCCGAACCCGCACTGGGTCGACGAGTTGCGACCGCTGACGGGGCTCGACGAGCCGGTCCGGCAGTTCGTGCTCGGTCAACCGGCGGCCGAGCCCTTCGTGGGGGCGGTCGAGAAGCTGTTGCTGCTCACGCTGCCGGCGTTTCGCTCAGAAGGAAAGGCGTATCTGACCGTCGCGGTCGGCTGCACTGGTGGGCGCCATCGCTCCGTGGCCGTGGCGGAAGACCTCGGCGAGCGGCTCGCCGCGGACGGCACGCTGCTGACGGTGAGCCACCGGGACGTCGACAAGTGACGGCGACGCACGCCCCGGCGGTCGTGGCGGTGGGCGGTGGCCACGGCCTGGCCACGAGCCTGCGTGCCATCCGCATGTATGCGGGCTCGATCAGCGCGGTGGTGTCGGTCGCCGACGACGGTGGGTCGAGTGGTCGGCTGCGAGCCGCGTTGGGGGTGCCTGCGCCAGGCGACATCCGCCGCTGTGTCGGCGCGCTGGTCGGCGAGCCGTCGGTGCTCGCCGCGTCGCTGGACCATCGCTTCAGCGGAGGTGAGCTCGACGGTCACGCGCTCGGCAACGTGCTGCTGGCCGGCCTTGCCGACGCGACGGGTGACTTCACTTCGGCGGTTGACGAGCTCGCCCGCTTGGTGAACGCAGTCGGCACGGTCATCCCTGCCACGGTCGAGCCGGTGGTGCTGGTCGGCGACGGTGTGCACGGGAGAGTCGCGGGCCAGGTCGCCATCAAGCAGACCGGCGTCGACCATCTCGCACTCGATCCCGCCGCGCCGTCGAGCCCTCCGGCGGTGAGCAAAGTGATCGAGGCGGCCGACCAGGTGATCCTCGGTCCGGGTTCGCTGTACACGAGCGTGTTGGCGGCCGCGGTCGTGCCGGCGGTGCGCGAGGCGCTGCGCGCCACGTCGGCTCAGCGGGTGTACGTGTGCAACCTCGGCCCCGAGGGCCGGGAGACCGCGGGGCTCGACGCCGCCGCCCACGTGGAAGCGCTCGAACGGCACGGCATCGACGTCGATGTCGTGGTGCATCACCCGACTGCGTTGCCGGGCCGACCGATCCCGGTGCCGGTCGTGGAGCGTCCGGTGGCTCGCCTTCCGGACGGCCTGGCGCACGATCCCGTCCGGCTCGGCGAGGTGCTGGGGGATCTGGCCTCCGGCGTCTTGCAAGGGAACCGCGCCACCTACTAGCAAGCTGGGATCGGTCGCCCTCCCGGGGCGGCCGCTTTTCGCAGATCGACCCACGAGCCGATCACCAGATCGGCCCACGAAGCGCACGAAATGAGGCCGAGCGCCATGACCATTCGCATTGGCATCAACGGTTTCGGTCGGATCGGCCGCAACTTCTACCGGGCGATCCGGAGCCAAGGGGCCGACATCGAGGTGGTCGCCGCGAACGACCTCGGCTCGGTCGACCAGATGGCTCATCTCCTGCGGTTCGACTCGGTGATGGGTCGTTTCGACGGCGAGGTCACAGAAGTCGACGGCGGCATCGAGGTCGACGGCAAAGTCATCAAGATCCTCGCCGAGCGCGACCCGGCCCAGCTTCCCTGGGCCGACCTGGGCGTCGACTTGGTCGTCGAGTCGACCGGCTTCTTCAACAGCAGGGAGAAAGCGGCGGCGCACCTCGACGCAGGCGCTCCTCACGTGATCGTCTCGGCGCCTGCCACCAACGCCGATGCCACGTTCGTGGTCGGCGTGAACGACGACACGTTCGACCCCGCGCAGCACAAGGTGATCTCGAACGCCTCGTGCACCACCAACTGCTTCGTGCCGATGATCAAGGTGCTCGACGACGCGTTCGGCGTGCACAAGGGTCTCATGACCACCACGCACGCCTACACCGGTGACCAGCAGCTCGTCGACGGACCCCACAAGGACCTACGGCGGGCGCGCGCGGCGGCGGTGAACATCGTGCCGACGTCGACGGGAGCGGCGCGGGCCACCGGCATGGTGCTCGAGGCTATGAAGGGCCGCCTCGACGGCACCTCGTTGCGGGTGCCGATCCCGACCGGCTCGATCACCGACTTCGTCGGCATCCTCGACCGAGACGTGACGGTCGAAGAGGTCAACGCGGCCTACCAGAGCGCCGCAGCGAGTGGCCCGCTGTCCAACGTGCTGGTGTACAGCGAGGATCCGCTGGTCTCGTCTGACATCGTCGGCACGCCGGCCTCGTGCACGTTCGACTCGGGCCTCACGATGGCGATGGGGAACCTCGTGAAGGTGCTGGGTTGGTACGACAACGAGTGGGGCTACTCGAACCGCCTCGTCGATCTCGTCTCCATCGTCGGAGGCGCCGCGAAATGAGTCTCGGCACCGCTACCCCCGCGCGGGTGCCGGTGCTGGAGGATCTGGGTGATGTGAGCGGCAATTCCGTGCTGGTCCGCACGGACTTCAACGTGCCGCTCGAAGACGGGCACATCACCGACGACCTTCGCATCCGCGCGGCGCTCCCGACCCTCCAATGGCTGCAGGAGCGCGGCGCCAAGGTCACTGCGTGCAGCCACCTCGGACGCCCCAAGGGCAAGCCCGACGAGCGCTACGCGATGACCGCGGTCCGCGCCCGCCTCGCCGAGCTGGCGCCCGGGGTCGAGCTGATGGAGAACTTGCGCTTCGACCCCGGCGAGGAGAGCAACGACCCGGCGTTCGTCGCCCGCCTGACCGACGGATTCGACGCGTACGTGAACGATGCGTTCGGTGCGTCGCACCGCGCCCACGCTTCGATCGTCGGCCCGCCGGCCGTGCTGCCCAGCGCGGCGGGTCGTTTGCTCGCCCGTGAGGTCGAGGTCCTCGGCGACTTGCGCGAGCACCCCCGCCGCCCGTTCGTGGCGATGCTCGGCGGGTCGAAGGTGTCCGACAAGCTGGGTGTGATCCGCGCGCTGCTCGACGTGGTCGACGGTCTCGTCATCGGCGGCGCCATGTGCTTCACGTTCCTCGCCGCCCAGGGTCACCGGATCGGCGCGTCGATGTTCGAAGCGGACCAGGTCGACACCTGCCGCGAGCTGCTGGCCAGCGACGCGACGATCCACCTCCCGTCGGATCTCACCGCGCTCGGCCCCGGTGGCAAGTTGTTCGACCCACCCGCAGGTGGTGAGGTCCGCCAGTTCGGCGTGAACTTGCCCGAAGGTTGGATCGGTGCCGACATCGGTCCTGGCTCGGCCGCGGAGTTCAGCGACGTGATCATGGACGCTCGCACGGTGTTCTGGAACGGTCCGATGGGGGCATTCGAGGACGTCCGCTTCGCGGCCGGCACCCGCACGGTGGCCGAGGCCGTCGCGTCGACCAAGGCCTTCACCGTCGTCGGCGGGGGTGACAGCGCAGCGGCGATCGCGCGTTTCGGCCTGGCCGACCAGATCGACCACATCTCGACCGGCGGCGGCGCCTCGCTCGAGCTGCTCGAACAAGGCGACCTGCCCGGCCTGGCCGCGCTGCGGGCGGCACCGAACTTCCACGCGTAGGCCGGGCGGGCCGCAGCGGCCCGTCCGCCTTCATGCGAGCGCCCTAACCTGCGCCGGACTCGATTCCGCCGTCCCCCGGAGCCCGCCGTGCCGACCGCAACGCCTCCCGAGCGCAAGCCGCTGATCAGCGGCAACTGGAAGATGAACCACAACCACTTCGAGGCCATCCAGACGGTCCAGAAGCTGTCGTGGTCGTTGACCAAAGAGGACTACGACTCGGTCGAGGTGTCGATCCACCCGCCGTTCACCGATCTCCGCTCGGTGCAGACCGTGCTCGAGGCCGACCACATCCCGATCGCGCTCGGCGCCCAGCACTGCCACTCCGAGCCGAGCGGTGCGTTCACCGGCGAGGTCTCGGCACCCATGCTCGCCAAGCTCAACGTGCGGTACGTGATCGCCGGGCACTCGGAGCGGCGCGAGCTGTTCGGCGAGACCGACGAGTTCGTCAACGCCAAGGTCCATGCGATCCTCGAGGCCGGGATGTTGCCCATCTTGTGCGTGGGGGAGACGCTCGGCGAGCGTGACGAGGGCACCACGGAGGAGAAGGTCCGCAACCAGGTGCGTGCGGGGCTCCGAGGCGTGTCCGCTGACGACCTCGCCACGGTCGTGGTCGCGTACGAACCGATCTGGGCCATTGGCACCGGGCGGACCGCGAGCCCCGACGACGCGCAGGCCGTGTGCGCAGTGGTGCGCGACGAGCTCACGTCGGTTGGCGGCGAGTCCGCGGCCGGCGCGGTCCGGATCCAGTACGGCGGGTCGGTGAAACCGGAGAACGCGGCGGAGTTGATGGCCCAAACGGACATCGACGGCGCGTTGGTGGGGGGTGCGTCCCTCGATCCCGACCAGTTCGCCGCGATCATCCGCTTTCCCAACGCAGATTGACCGGTCCCGCCACCGCGCGGGATCCGGTGCATCGCCACGACCAGACGGCTACGTTCGCCACGGCTGGCGTCGGGCTGAGCCCGCAGCGAGGGCGATCTGACGCGCGCCGGTATGGGCAAGTTGTGTGCTCAGTTGACGATTTCGTCGCGAAATGCTTCGTGTCCTTACCCGCCACTATGCGTTTCTGCTACGTTTACCCGCGCTCGCTGGACGGGCTGTCTCCGGCCTCCCGGCTGGACCCGCCCCGAGCCCCGCTGGACCGGGGGTCTGCTGTGGAGGGAGCACGTGTCGGTGCCCTGCTCTCGGCTACCCGCGCGCCATCGGGTCGCTGTGGCGATCGTCACGTCTCGGGCGCCAGCCCTCTAGTGTTCCGCAGCGCATCCACGTCCACGTTCCAAGGAGGTCCACTCAGTGCGACCCAGGTCAGGTAGGAAACGCCTCGCAGCGGTAGCGGTGGGCTTGGCCCTCGTTGCCGGTGCGTGTGGCAGTTCGGGGAGCAACAAGACACAGAGCTCGACGGGCTCTGACGTCGCGAACCAGCTCAACAAGAAGAGCTGCGGAACGATGCAGTTCGACACGAACGTGCCAGACGGCGGCACCTTCACCGACTACGCGTGGCTCAGCAACTCGGGTACCAACACGAGCTGGGACCCTGGCGTGGTCCAGTCACTGGCCGAGGCCCAGATCACCAACGCGGTGTTCGACGGCCTGACCGACTTCGACTTCACGCAGAAGTGCAGCCCCGTCCTCAAGGGCCTCGTCGCCTCGAGCTGGGACAGCAACGCCGATGCGAGTGAGTTCACGTTCCACATCAAGAGCGGCCTGAAGTTCTCCAACGGCGAGTCGGTGCTGCCCTCCAACTTCAAGAAGGCTTGGGAGCGCGCAGGCTCGCAGGAGATCGCCTCTCCCTACGGCTACCTGATCGACTACATCAAAGGTGGTGCCGACCTGCAGGCCGGCAAGGTCCACGACCTGCCCGCGATCGTGGCCGACGACTCGGCGATGACCCTCAAGGTCACGCTGTCGGACCCGAACGCCGACTTCCCGGCGATCGTGTCGCACAGCTTCTTCTCGCCGATCAGCAACGCCGACCTGCAGAAGCTCGGCGACAAGCCCCCGGGCTGGGTCGGCGCGAGCATCGGCAACGGGCCCTTCATGCTCGACCCGGCCAAGGCGCCGACCACCGAGGAAGTCGACCTCGTGCCGAACCCGAACTGGGCCGGCAACGTGTACGGCGACAAGAAGGCGCACCTCGCGCACCTCATCTTCAAGGCCACCGACACAGTCGACACCGCATGGCAGACCTTCACCGGTGGCACCGGCAACGACGCCACGATCCCGCCGAACGGGATCAAGTCGGCCGAGGCCACGTACAAGAACAACACGGTGAAGGACCCGAACCTCGGGTCGTACTACTTCGACATCGGTGACGACATCCCGGAGCTCGCGGGTCCGAAGAACCGCGACCTGCGGATCGCCATCTCGCTGTCGATCAACCGGGCCGAGATCAACACCAAGGTGTACGAGGGTGCCCGCACCATCTCGACCGGCATCACGCCTCCGGGCATCCCCGGGTTCAAGGCAGGGCTGTGTGACTACTGCTCGTACAACCCGAAGCTGGCCAAGACCTACTACGACAAGTGGGTCAAGGCGGGCGGCAAGATCACCAAGCCGATCCGCATCAGCTTCAACGCCGGCGCCGGCCACGAGCCGGTGGTCCAGATCATCCAGGCGAACCTGAAGGACAACCTGGGCCTCAGCACCACGCTCGACCCGATCACCAAGACCTACTTCCGGGACATCCCGAAGGCTGGCGCTTGCATGATCTGCCGTTCGGGCTGGTACGCCGACTACCCGACGTACGGCAACTTCATGGTCGACCTGTTCTCGAAGGCCTCGATCGACGGCAACAACTTCGGGCGCTACGACAGCCCGCAGTTCGAGGCCAAGATCAAGGCCGCGCAGGCCGAGACCGACAAGACCAAGCGGGGTGAGCTGTACAACCAGGCCGAGCAGATCCTGCTCAACCAGGACGTACAGGCCATCCCGATCAACTGGTACACCGGCCAGATCGCGTACAGCAACAACGTGGTCAACTTCCACCAGCCGCCCCTGGGCTTGATGCTCTGGGAGAAGGTGGGCGTCACCAGCTGACCTGAAAACGTGGCAGGGGTGTCGGGGCTTCGGGCCCGGCACCCCTGTTGCACTCGTTCTCGGGCGGGGATCCCGCCTGATCCTGGAGACGCATGCTTCTGTTCACTCTGCGCCGCGTCGCTCAGCTGATCTTCACCGTGCTGGCCGGCGTGACGCTGTTGTTCTTCCTCGTCTACGCCATCCCCGACAACCCGGCCGAGTTGGCGGTCGGCGGCGGCGCGAAGGCCACGAACCCCCAAGTCGTCAAGAACACCGCCAAGAAGCTGGGGCTGGACCGGCCGATGCTGCGCCAGTACCAGCACTACATGGACCGGCTGATCTTCCACTTCGACTTCGGTACCGCCTACAGCGAAAAGACGCTCGACTCCAACAAGAGCGTCAACGCCCTGCTCAAACAGCGGGCACCCGTCAGCATCCGGTTGGCCACATGGGCGATCATCATCGAGATCGTCATCGGCCTTGCGTTCGGCGTGCTGTCGGCACGACGAAGAAACTCACTTGCGGATACCACCACCACCGTCGCGGCGGTGGTGGCCTCTGCGATACCGGTGTTCGTCCTCGGCTATCTGCTGATCCAGCTCACCTATGTGTTCGCGAACCAGCACCACTTGCCGAGATGGATGACGTTCCCGAACATCGGGTTGGGCCCGGGAGATTCCTACAACGCCCAGAACGGCAGTTGGTTCTTGCTGATCTTCCCGCGGCCGAGCACGTTCAAGTACCTGGTACAGCCCGCGATCGTGCTGGCTGCGGTCACCACGGCCATCCTCACCCGCATCGTGCGGACCACGGTGTTGGAGACCAGTCGCATGGACCATGTGCGAACCGCTCGCGCCAAGGGGCTGTCAGAGAAGCGCGTGATGCGCCGCCACGTGACCCGCAACGCCATGATCCCGGTGGTCACTGTGGTGGGTCTCGACTTCGGCACCGCCGCCGGCGCCGCGATCTTGACCGAGACCGTCTTCAACTTGAAGGGCCTCGGTTACACGGTGGCGCATGCGGCCGCCAACAAGGACTTGCCGGCCGTGCTCGGCTTCTCCGTGGTCGTGATGCTGATCTACGGCGTGGCCAACCTGGTGGTCGACCTGAGCTACGCACTGTTGGATCCGAGAGTTCGGCTGGGGGAGGCGAAATGACCGACTCGCTCAGCCAAGGCGACGACCGGATCGTCCAAGGTCCCGGCGACAGCGGGTTGCAAGCCACGACCCGCGCCGTGACCGATGCCGAGCTGACCCCCCGAGAAGCGCTCGAGCTCGAGCTGGTGAGCGACGGGGACCTCGACGCCTCGCTCGCCGAGGTGATGCCCATCCGGTCCCTGCGAGCCGACGCCTGGCGTCGGTTCAAGCGCAACCGGCTGGCCGTCGCCGGCTTGTTCATCGTGGTCGTCTTGGTGGGCATCGCCTTGATCGGTCCGTTGTTCGTCCCGAGCCCGCTGAACACGAACTTCCCGTCGTTGCTCCACCCGACGGCCGGCCACTGGTTCGGCACCGACCAGGTGGGCGCCGACGTGCTGGCC
The sequence above is a segment of the Acidimicrobiales bacterium genome. Coding sequences within it:
- a CDS encoding phosphoglycerate kinase gives rise to the protein MPVLEDLGDVSGNSVLVRTDFNVPLEDGHITDDLRIRAALPTLQWLQERGAKVTACSHLGRPKGKPDERYAMTAVRARLAELAPGVELMENLRFDPGEESNDPAFVARLTDGFDAYVNDAFGASHRAHASIVGPPAVLPSAAGRLLAREVEVLGDLREHPRRPFVAMLGGSKVSDKLGVIRALLDVVDGLVIGGAMCFTFLAAQGHRIGASMFEADQVDTCRELLASDATIHLPSDLTALGPGGKLFDPPAGGEVRQFGVNLPEGWIGADIGPGSAAEFSDVIMDARTVFWNGPMGAFEDVRFAAGTRTVAEAVASTKAFTVVGGGDSAAAIARFGLADQIDHISTGGGASLELLEQGDLPGLAALRAAPNFHA
- a CDS encoding acyl-CoA dehydrogenase family protein, producing the protein MALQSVHEPDSAIPTQADWVGVARSVGAAVRPGVTAADQAGTLDREAFGRLKAAGLTAALVPAELGGGGASHRMMCEALRALGRHDPALAVTLSMHSHLVAFQLWRQLHGMDAEMVLRKVAGGAVLISTGASDWLGSNGRAERADGGYRVWSRKSPASGCEVGDVLVTSFRWDDSPDGPQVLHGSVPFAADGVSIEPTWDTLGLRATGSHTVVLDGVFVPDEAVSLTRPADVWHPVWNIVLGAALPLIMAAYLGVADAAVDLALDGAAGRADAPSLQLAGEMVNAHTLAHDVVVAMANAADDLRFDNTDQLASSMLGRKTIAADALIDTVRLAVELTGGRAYTRGGDLERLYRDVHGCLFHPLPRAKQTHLSGRVAVGLSPVG
- the rapZ gene encoding RNase adapter RapZ; its protein translation is MTDFVVIAGLSGAGRTTAADELEDLGWFVIDNLPTALFPKFLELTANPKSGYERVALVVGAGPADGELNASIAAMRAPGSTVRILFLDASTESLVRRYESTRRRHPHQGGGSLTTSIEAERGLLGPLKDEADIVIDTSDLNIHELRRRVVEVFGQESPAGAMQVRVVSFGYKHGLPLDADLVFDCRFLPNPHWVDELRPLTGLDEPVRQFVLGQPAAEPFVGAVEKLLLLTLPAFRSEGKAYLTVAVGCTGGRHRSVAVAEDLGERLAADGTLLTVSHRDVDK
- the yvcK gene encoding uridine diphosphate-N-acetylglucosamine-binding protein YvcK; amino-acid sequence: MTATHAPAVVAVGGGHGLATSLRAIRMYAGSISAVVSVADDGGSSGRLRAALGVPAPGDIRRCVGALVGEPSVLAASLDHRFSGGELDGHALGNVLLAGLADATGDFTSAVDELARLVNAVGTVIPATVEPVVLVGDGVHGRVAGQVAIKQTGVDHLALDPAAPSSPPAVSKVIEAADQVILGPGSLYTSVLAAAVVPAVREALRATSAQRVYVCNLGPEGRETAGLDAAAHVEALERHGIDVDVVVHHPTALPGRPIPVPVVERPVARLPDGLAHDPVRLGEVLGDLASGVLQGNRATY
- the gap gene encoding type I glyceraldehyde-3-phosphate dehydrogenase; amino-acid sequence: MTIRIGINGFGRIGRNFYRAIRSQGADIEVVAANDLGSVDQMAHLLRFDSVMGRFDGEVTEVDGGIEVDGKVIKILAERDPAQLPWADLGVDLVVESTGFFNSREKAAAHLDAGAPHVIVSAPATNADATFVVGVNDDTFDPAQHKVISNASCTTNCFVPMIKVLDDAFGVHKGLMTTTHAYTGDQQLVDGPHKDLRRARAAAVNIVPTSTGAARATGMVLEAMKGRLDGTSLRVPIPTGSITDFVGILDRDVTVEEVNAAYQSAAASGPLSNVLVYSEDPLVSSDIVGTPASCTFDSGLTMAMGNLVKVLGWYDNEWGYSNRLVDLVSIVGGAAK
- a CDS encoding class I SAM-dependent methyltransferase produces the protein MAAEPEPGAARTSNRDLWERHARWWQDGFTDGADPEYVEQILPLAAQWLRGHDRVVDIGCGEGQVSRLVADIGAAQVVGLDPTRGQVATARARGGAHYVRAGSDRLPFPDGHFDAAVTCLVFEHVDALDESLAEVARVLREGGRFVLFLNHPLLQTPGSGWIDDQMLEPPEQYWRIGPYLTEQRTTEEVEPGVFIEFLHRPLSRYVNGLADNGMVVRHMAEPAPPPGFLIRAPEYEEAATIPRLLLLVADKMA
- the tpiA gene encoding triose-phosphate isomerase, producing the protein MPTATPPERKPLISGNWKMNHNHFEAIQTVQKLSWSLTKEDYDSVEVSIHPPFTDLRSVQTVLEADHIPIALGAQHCHSEPSGAFTGEVSAPMLAKLNVRYVIAGHSERRELFGETDEFVNAKVHAILEAGMLPILCVGETLGERDEGTTEEKVRNQVRAGLRGVSADDLATVVVAYEPIWAIGTGRTASPDDAQAVCAVVRDELTSVGGESAAGAVRIQYGGSVKPENAAELMAQTDIDGALVGGASLDPDQFAAIIRFPNAD
- a CDS encoding winged helix-turn-helix transcriptional regulator is translated as MGDPRAGYGQYCPVTRALDVVGERWSLLIIRDLLVGTSRFNDLARGLPGLSRTLLSKRLRQLEAAGIVTRRGTDYVLTDAGEALHDVVFGLGAWGARWAFGRPRPEELDAELLVWWMHERLDTSGLPGKRHVIYLRFSDDPRRFWIVLEDGVPSVCKADPGYDVDITITSDVATLYEVWVGHLPLREAMSSGQLRFDGTAARVRQMPRVLRLSPIAPLVQAAAPR